The following are encoded together in the Emcibacter sp. SYSU 3D8 genome:
- a CDS encoding cation transporter: MSACCGGGHDSGHGHDHDLDDVYRKVLWVVFGVNAAMFCVEAVAGAIAGSVSLQADALDFLGDAANYLIALFVLGKAVTWRAGAALLKGAAMAVFGVYVLGYSAYMAMAGGVPEAPVMGIVGTMALAANLGSAVLLYRHRTGDANRQSVWLCSRNDAIANVAVIGAAGLVYLTHSNWPDLAVGFLMAALSLHSAWLVVRQATGELRRNRLRAHPAE, translated from the coding sequence ATGAGCGCCTGCTGCGGAGGCGGCCACGACAGCGGTCACGGCCACGACCACGATCTGGACGACGTCTATCGCAAGGTGCTTTGGGTCGTGTTCGGGGTCAACGCGGCGATGTTCTGTGTCGAGGCCGTGGCCGGCGCCATCGCAGGATCGGTATCGCTGCAGGCCGACGCGCTGGATTTCCTGGGCGATGCGGCCAATTACCTCATCGCCCTGTTTGTGCTGGGCAAGGCCGTCACCTGGCGCGCCGGCGCGGCCCTGTTGAAGGGCGCCGCCATGGCGGTGTTCGGAGTCTATGTGCTGGGATATTCCGCCTATATGGCGATGGCGGGCGGCGTGCCCGAGGCGCCGGTGATGGGCATCGTCGGCACCATGGCGCTGGCCGCCAATCTGGGCTCGGCTGTGCTGCTCTATCGGCACCGGACAGGCGATGCCAATCGCCAGTCCGTCTGGCTGTGCAGCCGGAACGATGCCATCGCCAACGTGGCGGTGATCGGCGCGGCCGGCCTGGTATATCTGACGCACAGCAACTGGCCGGATCTGGCCGTCGGTTTCCTGATGGCGGCTCTCAGCCTGCACAGCGCGTGGCTGGTCGTCCGGCAGGCCACCGGCGAGTTGCGCCGGAACCGGCTGCGGGCGCACCCGGCGGAGTAA
- a CDS encoding metalloregulator ArsR/SmtB family transcription factor — MSDDLIPQVADTFKLMGDPSRLAILMLCLDGPVPVGEIALKLTLSPSLVSHHLRLLRAARLVRSERRGKQVFYEAEDHHIRCIVADMMEHAAEEAGLDTGRSAA; from the coding sequence GTGTCCGACGACCTGATTCCCCAAGTGGCCGATACCTTCAAGCTGATGGGCGACCCGTCACGCCTCGCGATCCTGATGCTGTGCCTGGACGGGCCGGTGCCGGTGGGCGAGATCGCTTTGAAGCTGACCCTGTCGCCGTCGCTGGTGAGCCATCACCTGCGGCTGCTGCGCGCGGCGCGGCTGGTGCGCTCCGAACGCCGCGGCAAGCAGGTGTTCTACGAGGCCGAGGATCATCACATCCGCTGCATCGTCGCCGACATGATGGAACATGCGGCCGAGGAAGCCGGCCTCGACACCGGCAGGAGCGCGGCATGA
- a CDS encoding dihydrofolate reductase: MTVSLVVAMARNRVIGKAGGMPWRLPGEQKYFKAVTMGKPMIMGRKTYESIGRPLPGRANIIVTRTGEVNGEGITVTHDFHEALTLARAIAAGNETDEIMVIGGGNIYEQALPLADRVYLTEIHADFDGDTFFPVLNDHWREVSRTPGTPPEGGPAYDFVVLERR; this comes from the coding sequence ATGACGGTCTCGCTGGTGGTCGCCATGGCCAGGAACCGGGTCATCGGCAAGGCGGGAGGCATGCCGTGGCGGCTGCCGGGCGAGCAGAAATATTTCAAGGCCGTCACCATGGGCAAACCGATGATCATGGGCCGCAAGACCTACGAATCCATCGGCCGACCGCTGCCGGGCCGCGCCAACATCATCGTGACCCGAACCGGCGAGGTGAACGGCGAAGGCATTACCGTGACCCACGATTTCCACGAGGCGCTGACGCTGGCCCGCGCCATCGCCGCCGGCAACGAGACCGACGAGATCATGGTGATCGGCGGCGGCAACATCTACGAACAGGCGCTGCCGCTGGCCGACCGTGTCTACCTCACCGAAATCCACGCCGACTTCGACGGCGACACGTTCTTTCCGGTGCTGAACGACCACTGGCGGGAGGTATCGCGCACGCCGGGAACGCCGCCCGAAGGCGGGCCCGCCTATGATTTCGTGGTGCTGGAGCGGCGCTAG
- a CDS encoding thymidylate synthase, with translation MKQYLDLMRHVRDHGVVKTDRTGTGTKSVFGHQMRFDLAEGFPLTTTKKLHLKSIVHELLWFLSGDTNIRYLKANGVSIWDDWADENGDLGPVYGHQWRSWPRPDGRHVDQIANVIEQIKLKPDSRRHIVSAWNVADVDDMALPPCHCLFQFYVAGGKLSCQLYQRSADIFLGVPFNIASYALLTEMMAQVCRLQPGEFIHTFGDAHLYLNHLEQADRQLRREQLPLPTLKLNPAVTDLFAFTYDDILIENYQAQGHIAAPVAV, from the coding sequence GTGAAACAATATCTTGATCTGATGCGCCATGTCCGCGACCACGGCGTGGTCAAGACCGATCGTACGGGGACCGGCACGAAGAGCGTGTTCGGGCACCAGATGCGCTTCGACCTGGCCGAGGGCTTTCCGCTCACCACCACCAAGAAGCTGCACCTCAAATCGATCGTGCACGAGCTGCTGTGGTTCCTGTCGGGCGATACCAACATCCGCTACCTGAAGGCGAACGGCGTCAGTATCTGGGACGACTGGGCCGACGAGAACGGCGACCTGGGACCGGTCTACGGCCACCAGTGGCGCAGCTGGCCCAGGCCGGACGGCCGGCACGTCGACCAGATCGCCAATGTGATCGAGCAGATCAAATTGAAGCCCGACAGCCGCCGTCACATCGTCAGCGCCTGGAACGTGGCCGATGTGGACGACATGGCGCTGCCGCCCTGCCACTGCCTGTTCCAGTTCTATGTGGCCGGCGGCAAGCTGTCGTGCCAGCTGTACCAGCGCAGCGCCGACATCTTCCTGGGCGTGCCGTTCAACATCGCCTCCTATGCGCTGCTGACCGAGATGATGGCGCAGGTGTGCCGGCTGCAGCCGGGCGAGTTCATCCACACCTTCGGCGACGCGCATCTCTACCTGAACCATCTTGAGCAGGCCGACAGGCAGCTCAGGCGCGAGCAACTGCCGCTGCCGACGCTGAAGCTGAACCCGGCGGTCACCGACCTGTTCGCCTTTACCTATGACGACATCCTCATCGAGAATTACCAGGCCCAGGGGCACATCGCCGCGCCGGTCGCCGTATGA